Proteins encoded by one window of Panicum virgatum strain AP13 chromosome 7N, P.virgatum_v5, whole genome shotgun sequence:
- the LOC120682309 gene encoding ultraviolet-B receptor UVR8-like has protein sequence MDSVMTAPDAPPPAVVLVSAGASHSVALLTGNALCSWGRGEDGQLGHGDAEDRLVPTVLSGFDAPGITSVICGADHTTAYSEEELQVYSWGWGDFGRLGHGNSTDVFTPQPVKALQGLKIKQIACGDSHCLAVTMAGEVQSWGRNQNGQLGFGTTEDSLLPQKIQAFEGVCVKMIAAGAEHTAAVTEDGDLYGWGWGRYGNLGLGDRNDRLFPEKVSSVEGEKMVLVACGWRHTITVSESGTTYTYGWSKYGQLGHGDFEDHLVPRKLEALKDSTISQISGGWRHTMALTSEGKLYGWGWNKFGQVGVGNNDDHCSPVQVHFPEEQKISQVACGWRHTLALSEKKNVFSWGRGTSGQLGNGEIVDRNTPVLIDALSPDGSGCKKLESSTAAPFTAKVWVSPSERYAIVPDENVPKSGEGTARGNGADANVPENDVKRMRVQS, from the exons ATGGACTCGGTCATGACCGCccccgacgcgccgccgccggccgtcgtgctcgtctccgccggcgccagCCACTCCGTCGCGCTGCTCA CGGGCAATGCGCTGTGCTCGTGGGGCAGGGGCGAGGACGGGCAGCTCGGGCACGGCGACGCGGAGGACCGGCTCGTGCCCACGGTGCTGAGCGGCTTCGACGCGCCCGGGATCACGTCGGTCATCTGCGGCGCCGACCACACCACCGCCTACTCCGAGGAGGAGCTGCAGGTCTACAGCTGGGGGTGGGGAGACTTCGGGAGGCTGGGGCATGGCAACTCCACCGACGTCTTCACGCCCCAGCCAGTCAAGGCGCTGCAGGGGCTCAAGATCAAGCAGATTGCCTGCGGGGACAGCCATTGTCTCGCCGTCACCATGGCCGGAGAAGTGCAGAG TTGGGGCCGTAACCAAAATGGACAGCTAGGATTTGGAACTACTGAAGACTCGCTGCTCCCACAAAAGATTCAGGCTTTTGAG GGTGTTTGTGTGAAAATGATTGCTGCTGGTGCTGAGCATACTGCTGCAGTAACTGAAGATGGTGACCTCTATGGATGGGGCTGGGGTCGATATGGAAACCTAGGTCTTGGGGACCGTAATGATCGTCTGTTTCCAGAAAAAGTATCTTCTGTGGAG GGTGAGAAGATGGTGCTTGTTGCATGTGGATGGCGCCATACCATTACTGTTTCTGAATCTGGTACTacgtacacttatggttggagCAAATATGGTCAACTGGGACATGGTGATTTTGAAGATCATTTAGTTCCACGTAAACTTGAAGCTTTGAAAGATAGCACTATATCCCAG ATTTCAGGTGGTTGGAGGCATACAATGGCACTTACATCGGAGGGAAAGCTTTATGGGTGGGGGTGGAACAAG TTTGGACAAGTTGGAGTTGGCAACAATGATGATCACTGTTCCCCAGTACAGGTTCATTTTCCAGAGGAACAG AAAATTTCCCAAGTTGCTTGTGGATGGAGACATACGCTTGCCCTTTCCGAAAAGAAAAATGTTTTCTCCTGGGGAAGGGGCACTAGCGGACAGCTTGGCAATGGAGAAATAGTCGACAG GAACACGCCTGTGCTGATTGATGCCTTAAGCCCAGACGGTTCTGGCTGCAAGAAGTTAGAGTCATCCACAGCAGCTCCATTCACAG CCAAAGTCTGGGTCTCCCCGTCAGAGAGATACGCAATAGTCCCTGATGAAAAC GTTCCGAAATCAGGCGAAGGCACCGCGCGCGGCAACGGGGCGGACGCGAACGTGCCGGAGAACGATGTAAAGAGGATGCGCGTGCAGTCGTAG
- the LOC120681634 gene encoding glutathione S-transferase TCHQD-like isoform X3, with product MQLYHHPYSLDSQKVRMALEEKGIDYTSYHVNPLTGKNMNVDFFRMNPSAKLPVFQNGAHVIYRAIDIIQYIDRLAVHLSGEIPPVNTVVHHWMQKVDAWNPKMFTLTHTPVKYRAFVSKFIRQVLIARMAEAPDLASMYHVKLREAYETEDKVKDPDIMRQSEEELSKLLDDVEVQLSKTKYLAGDDFSPADSMFIPILARITLLDLDEEYINCRPKILEYYNLVKHRPSYKVAIGKYFNGWKKYRTLFKTSFFLCVRTLFRRTGPGKWQQAIMTHHGDSMRYL from the exons ATGCAGCTATACCACCACCCCTATTCTCTGGACAGCCAGAAAGTGCGGATGGCGCTGGAAGAGAAGGGTATCGACTACACCTCCTACCACGTCAACCCGCTCACGGGCAAAAACATGAACGTGGACTTCTTCCGCATGAACCCCTCCGCGAAGCTCCCTGTCTTCCAGAACGGCGCTCATGTCATCTATCGTGCCATCGACATCATTCA GTACATAGACAGACTTGCGGTGCATTTGAGTGGCGAGATCCCCCCTGTGAATACTGTGGTTCACCATTGGATGCAGAAAGTTGATGCTTGGAATCCCAAGATGTTCACCCTCACACATACCCCGGTCAAGTACCGTGCGTTTGTCTCCAAGTTCATAAGGCAGGTGCTGATTGCTCGCATGGCTGAAGCCCCTGATCTAGCTAGCATGTACCATGTCAAGCTCCGTGAGGCTTATGAGACCGAGGACAAAGTAAAGGACCCTGACATCATGAGGCAAAGTGAGGAAGAACTGAGCAAACTCCTTGATGATGTTGAAGTGCAGCTCAGCAAGACCAAATACCTCGCTGGCGATGACTTCTCACCTGCTGATTCGATGTTCATCCCTATTCTTGCGCGTATAACTCTTCTGGACCTTGATGAGGAATACATCAACTGCAGACCCAAGATACTTGAGTACTACAATTTGGTGAAGCACCGGCCAAGCTACAAGGTTGCCATTGGCAAGTACTTCAATGGGTGGAAGAAGTACCGGACTCTCTTCAAGACATCATTCTTCCTTTGCGTTCGAACCTTGTTCAGGAG GACAGGGCCTGGCAAGTGGCAACAAGCTATAATGACGCACCATGGGGACAG
- the LOC120681130 gene encoding glycine-rich cell wall structural protein 1.0-like, with translation MATSSAAAATSSAVAGRSGGGGEVWRGGEVAAAVRGPALGAAGAGRFGASPSALAGGGSAAGARVTLGGGGGEEVGQPGAQGGGVGSGAGRKKKKGDGERRPTCGAH, from the coding sequence atggcgacctcgagcgcggcagcggcgacctCAAGCGCGGTGGCAGGGAGgtccggcgggggcggggaggtCTGGCGGGGCGGggaagtggcggcggcggtgcgcgggcCCGCGttgggggcggcgggggcggggagaTTCGGCGCGTCGCCCTCGGCCTTAGCGGGAGGAGGttcggcggccggggcgcgcgtcaccctcggcggcggcgggggcgaggaggTCGGGCAGCCGGGGGCGCAGGGCGGTGGTGTCGGGAGCGGAGCAggtaggaagaagaagaaaggagatgGAGAGAGGAGaccgacatgtggggcccactaa
- the LOC120681634 gene encoding glutathione S-transferase TCHQD-like isoform X2, whose translation MQLYHHPYSLDSQKVRMALEEKGIDYTSYHVNPLTGKNMNVDFFRMNPSAKLPVFQNGAHVIYRAIDIIQYIDRLAVHLSGEIPPVNTVVHHWMQKVDAWNPKMFTLTHTPVKYRAFVSKFIRQVLIARMAEAPDLASMYHVKLREAYETEDKVKDPDIMRQSEEELSKLLDDVEVQLSKTKYLAGDDFSPADSMFIPILARITLLDLDEEYINCRPKILEYYNLVKHRPSYKVAIGKYFNGWKKYRTLFKTSFFLCVRTLFRRTGPGKWQQAIMTHHGDRILMRNASAPDPSTQDTWGTKLW comes from the exons ATGCAGCTATACCACCACCCCTATTCTCTGGACAGCCAGAAAGTGCGGATGGCGCTGGAAGAGAAGGGTATCGACTACACCTCCTACCACGTCAACCCGCTCACGGGCAAAAACATGAACGTGGACTTCTTCCGCATGAACCCCTCCGCGAAGCTCCCTGTCTTCCAGAACGGCGCTCATGTCATCTATCGTGCCATCGACATCATTCA GTACATAGACAGACTTGCGGTGCATTTGAGTGGCGAGATCCCCCCTGTGAATACTGTGGTTCACCATTGGATGCAGAAAGTTGATGCTTGGAATCCCAAGATGTTCACCCTCACACATACCCCGGTCAAGTACCGTGCGTTTGTCTCCAAGTTCATAAGGCAGGTGCTGATTGCTCGCATGGCTGAAGCCCCTGATCTAGCTAGCATGTACCATGTCAAGCTCCGTGAGGCTTATGAGACCGAGGACAAAGTAAAGGACCCTGACATCATGAGGCAAAGTGAGGAAGAACTGAGCAAACTCCTTGATGATGTTGAAGTGCAGCTCAGCAAGACCAAATACCTCGCTGGCGATGACTTCTCACCTGCTGATTCGATGTTCATCCCTATTCTTGCGCGTATAACTCTTCTGGACCTTGATGAGGAATACATCAACTGCAGACCCAAGATACTTGAGTACTACAATTTGGTGAAGCACCGGCCAAGCTACAAGGTTGCCATTGGCAAGTACTTCAATGGGTGGAAGAAGTACCGGACTCTCTTCAAGACATCATTCTTCCTTTGCGTTCGAACCTTGTTCAGGAG GACAGGGCCTGGCAAGTGGCAACAAGCTATAATGACGCACCATGGGGACAG
- the LOC120681634 gene encoding glutathione S-transferase TCHQD-like isoform X6, producing the protein MQLYHHPYSLDSQKVRMALEEKGIDYTSYHVNPLTGKNMNVDFFRMNPSAKLPVFQNGAHVIYRAIDIIQYIDRLAVHLSGEIPPVNTVVHHWMQKVDAWNPKMFTLTHTPVKYRAFVSKFIRQVLIARMAEAPDLASMYHVKLREAYETEDKVKDPDIMRQSEEELSKLLDDVEVQLSKTKYLAGDDFSPADSMFIPILARITLLDLDEEYINCRPKILEYYNLVKHRPSYKVAIGKYFNGWKKYRTLFKTSFFLCVRTLFRR; encoded by the exons ATGCAGCTATACCACCACCCCTATTCTCTGGACAGCCAGAAAGTGCGGATGGCGCTGGAAGAGAAGGGTATCGACTACACCTCCTACCACGTCAACCCGCTCACGGGCAAAAACATGAACGTGGACTTCTTCCGCATGAACCCCTCCGCGAAGCTCCCTGTCTTCCAGAACGGCGCTCATGTCATCTATCGTGCCATCGACATCATTCA GTACATAGACAGACTTGCGGTGCATTTGAGTGGCGAGATCCCCCCTGTGAATACTGTGGTTCACCATTGGATGCAGAAAGTTGATGCTTGGAATCCCAAGATGTTCACCCTCACACATACCCCGGTCAAGTACCGTGCGTTTGTCTCCAAGTTCATAAGGCAGGTGCTGATTGCTCGCATGGCTGAAGCCCCTGATCTAGCTAGCATGTACCATGTCAAGCTCCGTGAGGCTTATGAGACCGAGGACAAAGTAAAGGACCCTGACATCATGAGGCAAAGTGAGGAAGAACTGAGCAAACTCCTTGATGATGTTGAAGTGCAGCTCAGCAAGACCAAATACCTCGCTGGCGATGACTTCTCACCTGCTGATTCGATGTTCATCCCTATTCTTGCGCGTATAACTCTTCTGGACCTTGATGAGGAATACATCAACTGCAGACCCAAGATACTTGAGTACTACAATTTGGTGAAGCACCGGCCAAGCTACAAGGTTGCCATTGGCAAGTACTTCAATGGGTGGAAGAAGTACCGGACTCTCTTCAAGACATCATTCTTCCTTTGCGTTCGAACCTTGTTCAGGAG ATAA
- the LOC120681634 gene encoding glutathione S-transferase TCHQD-like isoform X4, which produces MQLYHHPYSLDSQKVRMALEEKGIDYTSYHVNPLTGKNMNVDFFRMNPSAKLPVFQNGAHVIYRAIDIIQYIDRLAVHLSGEIPPVNTVVHHWMQKVDAWNPKMFTLTHTPVKYRAFVSKFIRQVLIARMAEAPDLASMYHVKLREAYETEDKVKDPDIMRQSEEELSKLLDDVEVQLSKTKYLAGDDFSPADSMFIPILARITLLDLDEEYINCRPKILEYYNLVKHRPSYKVAIGKYFNGWKKYRTLFKTSFFLCVRTLFRRY; this is translated from the exons ATGCAGCTATACCACCACCCCTATTCTCTGGACAGCCAGAAAGTGCGGATGGCGCTGGAAGAGAAGGGTATCGACTACACCTCCTACCACGTCAACCCGCTCACGGGCAAAAACATGAACGTGGACTTCTTCCGCATGAACCCCTCCGCGAAGCTCCCTGTCTTCCAGAACGGCGCTCATGTCATCTATCGTGCCATCGACATCATTCA GTACATAGACAGACTTGCGGTGCATTTGAGTGGCGAGATCCCCCCTGTGAATACTGTGGTTCACCATTGGATGCAGAAAGTTGATGCTTGGAATCCCAAGATGTTCACCCTCACACATACCCCGGTCAAGTACCGTGCGTTTGTCTCCAAGTTCATAAGGCAGGTGCTGATTGCTCGCATGGCTGAAGCCCCTGATCTAGCTAGCATGTACCATGTCAAGCTCCGTGAGGCTTATGAGACCGAGGACAAAGTAAAGGACCCTGACATCATGAGGCAAAGTGAGGAAGAACTGAGCAAACTCCTTGATGATGTTGAAGTGCAGCTCAGCAAGACCAAATACCTCGCTGGCGATGACTTCTCACCTGCTGATTCGATGTTCATCCCTATTCTTGCGCGTATAACTCTTCTGGACCTTGATGAGGAATACATCAACTGCAGACCCAAGATACTTGAGTACTACAATTTGGTGAAGCACCGGCCAAGCTACAAGGTTGCCATTGGCAAGTACTTCAATGGGTGGAAGAAGTACCGGACTCTCTTCAAGACATCATTCTTCCTTTGCGTTCGAACCTTGTTCAGGAGGTACTAG
- the LOC120681634 gene encoding glutathione S-transferase TCHQD-like isoform X5 → MQLYHHPYSLDSQKVRMALEEKGIDYTSYHVNPLTGKNMNVDFFRMNPSAKLPVFQNGAHVIYRAIDIIQYIDRLAVHLSGEIPPVNTVVHHWMQKVDAWNPKMFTLTHTPVKYRAFVSKFIRQVLIARMAEAPDLASMYHVKLREAYETEDKVKDPDIMRQSEEELSKLLDDVEVQLSKTKYLAGDDFSPADSMFIPILARITLLDLDEEYINCRPKILEYYNLVKHRPSYKVAIGKYFNGWKKYRTLFKTSFFLCVRTLFRRP, encoded by the exons ATGCAGCTATACCACCACCCCTATTCTCTGGACAGCCAGAAAGTGCGGATGGCGCTGGAAGAGAAGGGTATCGACTACACCTCCTACCACGTCAACCCGCTCACGGGCAAAAACATGAACGTGGACTTCTTCCGCATGAACCCCTCCGCGAAGCTCCCTGTCTTCCAGAACGGCGCTCATGTCATCTATCGTGCCATCGACATCATTCA GTACATAGACAGACTTGCGGTGCATTTGAGTGGCGAGATCCCCCCTGTGAATACTGTGGTTCACCATTGGATGCAGAAAGTTGATGCTTGGAATCCCAAGATGTTCACCCTCACACATACCCCGGTCAAGTACCGTGCGTTTGTCTCCAAGTTCATAAGGCAGGTGCTGATTGCTCGCATGGCTGAAGCCCCTGATCTAGCTAGCATGTACCATGTCAAGCTCCGTGAGGCTTATGAGACCGAGGACAAAGTAAAGGACCCTGACATCATGAGGCAAAGTGAGGAAGAACTGAGCAAACTCCTTGATGATGTTGAAGTGCAGCTCAGCAAGACCAAATACCTCGCTGGCGATGACTTCTCACCTGCTGATTCGATGTTCATCCCTATTCTTGCGCGTATAACTCTTCTGGACCTTGATGAGGAATACATCAACTGCAGACCCAAGATACTTGAGTACTACAATTTGGTGAAGCACCGGCCAAGCTACAAGGTTGCCATTGGCAAGTACTTCAATGGGTGGAAGAAGTACCGGACTCTCTTCAAGACATCATTCTTCCTTTGCGTTCGAACCTTGTTCAGGAG GCCTTAA
- the LOC120681634 gene encoding glutathione S-transferase TCHQD-like isoform X1: protein MQLYHHPYSLDSQKVRMALEEKGIDYTSYHVNPLTGKNMNVDFFRMNPSAKLPVFQNGAHVIYRAIDIIQYIDRLAVHLSGEIPPVNTVVHHWMQKVDAWNPKMFTLTHTPVKYRAFVSKFIRQVLIARMAEAPDLASMYHVKLREAYETEDKVKDPDIMRQSEEELSKLLDDVEVQLSKTKYLAGDDFSPADSMFIPILARITLLDLDEEYINCRPKILEYYNLVKHRPSYKVAIGKYFNGWKKYRTLFKTSFFLCVRTLFRRTGPGKWQQAIMTHHGDRSVLCFLYIYPECATGLYIPRRLALFNDSRFLLGRIWML from the exons ATGCAGCTATACCACCACCCCTATTCTCTGGACAGCCAGAAAGTGCGGATGGCGCTGGAAGAGAAGGGTATCGACTACACCTCCTACCACGTCAACCCGCTCACGGGCAAAAACATGAACGTGGACTTCTTCCGCATGAACCCCTCCGCGAAGCTCCCTGTCTTCCAGAACGGCGCTCATGTCATCTATCGTGCCATCGACATCATTCA GTACATAGACAGACTTGCGGTGCATTTGAGTGGCGAGATCCCCCCTGTGAATACTGTGGTTCACCATTGGATGCAGAAAGTTGATGCTTGGAATCCCAAGATGTTCACCCTCACACATACCCCGGTCAAGTACCGTGCGTTTGTCTCCAAGTTCATAAGGCAGGTGCTGATTGCTCGCATGGCTGAAGCCCCTGATCTAGCTAGCATGTACCATGTCAAGCTCCGTGAGGCTTATGAGACCGAGGACAAAGTAAAGGACCCTGACATCATGAGGCAAAGTGAGGAAGAACTGAGCAAACTCCTTGATGATGTTGAAGTGCAGCTCAGCAAGACCAAATACCTCGCTGGCGATGACTTCTCACCTGCTGATTCGATGTTCATCCCTATTCTTGCGCGTATAACTCTTCTGGACCTTGATGAGGAATACATCAACTGCAGACCCAAGATACTTGAGTACTACAATTTGGTGAAGCACCGGCCAAGCTACAAGGTTGCCATTGGCAAGTACTTCAATGGGTGGAAGAAGTACCGGACTCTCTTCAAGACATCATTCTTCCTTTGCGTTCGAACCTTGTTCAGGAG GACAGGGCCTGGCAAGTGGCAACAAGCTATAATGACGCACCATGGGGACAGGTCTGTACTTTGCTTTCTCTACATTTATCCAGAGTGCGCTACAGGCCTATACATACCTCGGAGGCTGGCTCTGTTCAACGATTCAAGGTTCTTGCTTGGGAGAATATGGATGTTGTAG